Proteins from one Setaria italica strain Yugu1 chromosome V, Setaria_italica_v2.0, whole genome shotgun sequence genomic window:
- the LOC101785956 gene encoding zinc finger CCCH domain-containing protein 43-like encodes MQLKNKWDKLKIKLSAWNRLMKRQTGIGWDRTKGVIDMDDEWWRKARKDIPGCGGFRTKPLQNVDDLTVMFGDIINDETDHWNPMTSNPIIPQNDETPIEVDLDVGENLDGGGDDIHVYPTEEDNGGVAVNDIEEVSPSIGNAKRRSRVVIDKGKKEKTGTALVIQEKLNEIAEQAKAFTSRKVGQVTVEQVMDLVLDCGAGYGTDEHYIATELFVKKDQRDMFMTLPTKDIRFIWLTRKFNTKYGN; translated from the exons ATGCAATTGAAAAACAAGTGGGATAAGTTGAAGATAAAATTATCAGCATGGAATAGATTAATGAAGAGGCAAACAGGAATAGGTTGGGATAGAACAAAGGGTGTGATTGACATGGACGATGAgtggtggaggaaggcaaggaaG GATATCCCAGGATGCGGCGGGTTCAGGACAAAACCTTTGCAAAATGTGGATGATTTGACCGTTATGTTTGGTGACATCATTAATGATGAAACAGATCATTGGAACCCTATGACTTCCAACCCTATCATACCCCAAAATGATGAGACTCCTATTGAAGTAGACCTTGATGTTGGTGAGAACCTTGATGGTGGTGGGGATGATATTCATGTGTACCCAACAGAAGAAGATAATGGAGGTGTTGCTGTGAATGACATTGAGGAGGTGTCTCCATCCATTGgcaatgcaaaaagaagatcgaGGGTTGTCATAgacaaaggaaagaaagaaaaaacaggaACCGCACTTGTGATTCAAGAAAAATTGAATGAGATAGCTGAACAAGCCAAGGCTTTCACATCAAGAAAGGTTGGCCAAGTTACTGTTGAACAAGtaatggatcttgttttggatTGTGGAGCGGGGTATGGTACCGATGAGCATTATATTGCTACtgagttgtttgtgaagaaagaTCAAAGGGACATGTTCATGACACTTCCAACTAAGGATATTAGATTCATTTGGCTTACGAGGAAGTTCAACACCAAATACGGGAACTGA